From a region of the Bacillota bacterium genome:
- the folK gene encoding 2-amino-4-hydroxy-6-hydroxymethyldihydropteridine diphosphokinase, whose product MNKEIAFLGLGSNMGDKEGNIKKALEMLKDESGIDIERVAPFYRTAPVGYTQQDWFLNTVAQIQTTLKPDNLLAQILWTEDFLGRKRQIRWGPRVVDLDILMYGLHVIREPGLEVPHPRMLERAFVMVPLADLAPDLLLPGGKTAEEIAKELKGLQEIELLG is encoded by the coding sequence ATGAATAAGGAAATAGCTTTTTTAGGGCTAGGCTCAAACATGGGTGACAAAGAGGGAAATATTAAAAAGGCCTTGGAAATGCTCAAGGATGAATCTGGGATTGACATTGAAAGAGTGGCACCGTTCTACCGCACAGCCCCTGTGGGGTATACACAGCAGGATTGGTTTTTAAACACTGTGGCCCAAATTCAAACCACACTAAAACCTGATAACCTTTTAGCCCAAATATTATGGACAGAAGATTTTTTGGGCAGAAAGAGGCAGATTCGCTGGGGGCCCAGGGTGGTGGATCTTGACATTTTAATGTATGGGCTACATGTAATCAGAGAGCCGGGGCTGGAGGTGCCACATCCCAGGATGTTAGAGCGTGCCTTTGTGATGGTTCCCCTTGCTGATTTAGCACCTGATCTGTTGCTCCCTGGCGGTAAAACAGCGGAGGAGATAGCTAAGGAACTAAAAGGGTTGCAGGAAATAGAGTTGTTAGGGTAA
- the folB gene encoding dihydroneopterin aldolase, translated as MDRIIMQDMEFYGYHGVLPEENRLGQKFIIDLSMYLSLNKAGKSDDRADTVSYADAFYLVREIVEGRPRNLIETVAEDIATAILQHFTVCRVTVRVKKPAAPVPGHFGSMAVEISREPVGIKHE; from the coding sequence ATGGATAGGATTATTATGCAAGATATGGAGTTTTACGGGTATCATGGTGTTTTACCCGAAGAGAACCGGTTGGGGCAAAAATTTATCATAGATTTGTCAATGTATTTGAGTCTAAATAAAGCTGGGAAAAGTGATGACCGTGCCGATACTGTGAGTTATGCCGATGCCTTTTACCTGGTGAGAGAAATTGTTGAGGGGCGACCGCGTAATTTAATCGAAACTGTTGCTGAAGACATTGCCACCGCCATATTGCAGCACTTTACCGTATGTCGTGTAACTGTCAGGGTGAAAAAGCCAGCTGCGCCTGTGCCCGGCCATTTCGGTAGTATGGCCGTTGAAATAAGTCGGGAGCCCGTGGGGATCAAGCATGAATAA